One segment of Solanum lycopersicum chromosome 1, SLM_r2.1 DNA contains the following:
- the LOC101247077 gene encoding uncharacterized protein isoform X1 encodes MFNEERGVRETGDFEVKGQGMLKLVSEMLCARGGQKMRSFLCAQISGFHTSKPSLAPRSFFGVEDFVDDDNSRPYTYQKGKKSKNPNKHVSFKQRTVAYMEPFTLDVFISKRFVSASITHRVTCKQVAVAGTNSKDIKAVLKSRSDIPACLSVGQILSDRAREADVYTASYTPRDRDKFEGKIRAVVQSLIDNGIDIKVYLD; translated from the exons GTCAGGGTATGCTGAAACTAGTTTCTGAAATGTTGTGCGCTCGAGGAGGTCAGAAGATGAGGTCTTTTCTATGTGCGCAAATTAGTGGCTTTCATACTTCAAAG CCTAGTTTGGCACCTAGAAGCTTTTTCGGGGTGGAAGATTTCGTTGATGATGACAATAGCCGTCCATACACTTACCAGAAGGGGAAAAAATCTAAGAACCCAAACAAGCATGTTTCTTTCAAGCAACGGACTGTAGCATACATGGAACCGTTCACACTTGATGTTTTCATATCAAAGCGCTTTGTTTCAGCCTCAATCACCCATAGAGTTACATGCAAACAGGTTGCCGTAGCTGGTACAAACTCCAAAGATATCAAGGCAGTGCTCAAATCACGAAGTGATATTCCTGCATGCTTGTCTGTCGGACAGATTTTGTCCGACAGGGCAAGAGAGGCTGATGTATACACTGCTTCTTATACACCTAGAGATAGGGACAAGTTCGAAGGGAAAATTAGAGCAGTTGTTCAGTCCCTCATTGATAATGGTATCGACATCAAAGTTTATCTTGACTGA
- the LOC101247077 gene encoding uncharacterized protein isoform X2 has translation MLKLVSEMLCARGGQKMRSFLCAQISGFHTSKPSLAPRSFFGVEDFVDDDNSRPYTYQKGKKSKNPNKHVSFKQRTVAYMEPFTLDVFISKRFVSASITHRVTCKQVAVAGTNSKDIKAVLKSRSDIPACLSVGQILSDRAREADVYTASYTPRDRDKFEGKIRAVVQSLIDNGIDIKVYLD, from the exons ATGCTGAAACTAGTTTCTGAAATGTTGTGCGCTCGAGGAGGTCAGAAGATGAGGTCTTTTCTATGTGCGCAAATTAGTGGCTTTCATACTTCAAAG CCTAGTTTGGCACCTAGAAGCTTTTTCGGGGTGGAAGATTTCGTTGATGATGACAATAGCCGTCCATACACTTACCAGAAGGGGAAAAAATCTAAGAACCCAAACAAGCATGTTTCTTTCAAGCAACGGACTGTAGCATACATGGAACCGTTCACACTTGATGTTTTCATATCAAAGCGCTTTGTTTCAGCCTCAATCACCCATAGAGTTACATGCAAACAGGTTGCCGTAGCTGGTACAAACTCCAAAGATATCAAGGCAGTGCTCAAATCACGAAGTGATATTCCTGCATGCTTGTCTGTCGGACAGATTTTGTCCGACAGGGCAAGAGAGGCTGATGTATACACTGCTTCTTATACACCTAGAGATAGGGACAAGTTCGAAGGGAAAATTAGAGCAGTTGTTCAGTCCCTCATTGATAATGGTATCGACATCAAAGTTTATCTTGACTGA